Part of the Marinobacterium rhizophilum genome is shown below.
CAATCTGCAACAACACTACTGGTACGCCAGCCTCAGCCTCTGGCTTGCAGCAACCGATGCCTGAGACTTACCAGCGACCGGCCCGGCCCCATGCGGTCAGCCTGGAAATCAAGCGCAGCCAGTTCATATGCCAGGCCGCGCACACCGTAGGCGCGCAAGCCGCCAACGACTTTGTACTCCAGGTGCGCAACCGCTACCCCGATGCCAACCACAACTGCTGGTGCTATGTGGCCGGGGCGCCGGATGACTACAACCTGTGGAACTGCAGTGATGATGGCGAACCCCGCGGCACCGCCGGCAAGCCCATGCTCAACGTACTGGCACATTCAGGGCTGGGCGAAATCACCCTGGTCGTAACACGCTACTTCGGCGGTGTTAAGCTCGGTGCCGGTGGCCTGGTAAGAGCCTACAGCCAGGCGGTACAGGAATGCCTGGCAAGTTTGCCCACCGAAACCCGCGTATTTACACAGTCCTATGAGTTGCTCGCACCGCACGACCTGACCGGCACCCTGGAGCACCTGATTCAGCAACTGGGACTGACCGTTATCGAGCGGCAGTGGCGGGACAAGCTGCGGATACTGCTGGAGCTAAGCGATGCCGAGGCCAGCGCCCTGGAAATGCGCCTGGCGCCTTTGCCCGCCACCTGCCTTGCCCCACTCAAGCCCGCACGAACGGCGGACTAGCGGCGACGCAAGGGAGAAGGGGCAAGGGATAAGGGAGACGGGAGACGGGAAATGAATAGGCACTCAGGGGGCCGCAATGCGCGACTGCTGTGTCACGGAAACGGCCTTGTCGGCTTCCATGTCATGCCCGTAAAGATCCTCACGAAACTGTACCTGGCCATCGTCGTCCAGCCAGGCGGTCCAGTACGTGGTATAGACCGGCACCGGGCTTGGCAATGACAATACCCGATTCTTGCCCTTGGCGATTTCCCGCTCCAGCCGGGAAACAGACGCCAGGCCACGCTCACCGCCTGACAACCCGAACAGCCGCCTGGCCAGCCGGTCCGGATCTTCGATACGAATACAGCCTGAGCTGAAATCCCGTACCGGCCGGTTAAAAAGCCCGGCACTGGGCGTACCGTGCATGTACACCAGGTAGGGATTGGGGAAATTGAACTTCAGCAGTCCCAGTGGATTGCTCGGGCCAGGCGCCTGCCAGAAACGCTGCTGGGGCTGCGGCCCGCGATAGAGCCGCTCGTAATCCAGTTCACTTAAGGGCAACGTCCGCATGCCGGCGCCATACCCGACCACCAGCTCGAGCCCCTTGCTATACAGGGCATCCGGCGACTCTTGCATTTCCGGGACTATATCGCGGTAGGCAATGCCGCTGGGTACGTTCCAGTCCGGGTTGAGTTCCAGCGAGTCAATCTGACTGGCCACCAGCGGCGTACGCGCCTCGAGCTTGCCCACGATGGCGCGCATTTTCAGCACCGGCTTGCCCGCTTCGACATAACGCATTTCGAACGCCGGAATATTCACCACGACATAGGTGTGTGCACCCGCACGCTGTGTGTCGAACTGCGCCAGGCGCGTCTGGTTCAGCTGCAATTGCTGGTAGCGCGCTCTGGGGGGGACTTCCAGCGCCGCGCGGGATCGACGCCCAAAGATGCCATCCGGCTCGAGGCCGTGGCGACGCTGGAACCGTTCCAGCGCCGCCTGTAACGGGGCATCGAAAAGCCAGGCATCGGCCGGACTCGCCCGGGTCTGCAGGTCACCGAGCAGCATCAGCCGGGTACGGATATCGGCCACCACCGGATCGCTGTCCCCAAGACGCAGGGAGCTCGTCGCAACGATGGGCGGCCAGCGGTACTCCAGTACCAGCCCACGGTAGTGCGCCAGGGCATCCTCAATGGACTCAAAGCGTCCCGACTCCGGCACCAGGGCCGGCGCCTGTGCCCCGGCACCGCGCTCCCAGCGGGATTCCTGATCAGGCTCAGTACCCGGACGGTGATCGGAGTGGGCCGCCAGCAGGGGCTGCGCCACAGCACCGGCATTGATCAGCCCACTGAGCACGGTGGCACCAAGCACCCCGCAAACACTCGCTAGTCGTATCACCTGCACCTCCTCGGGTCCAGTTACAAGGATAGCCCCGAAAGCGCCGCTGGAACATACCCGTTTCCAGCCGCAAATTCCCGCGCCTGATCACCCATTCAGCCCCATTCTGGCGTCATATTTGGTACGTTAGCGATGTGTAACAACAGGATGACTGGCACTGAGCACTGAAAGTCTCTTATAGTACCGGGACTGCGCCGGTAAGATCGTCGCTGACAAGGGCACGAGCACCCGCGACCCCATTCAAATCCGTCGAACAGAAAGGATACCTATGAAATTCGCGGAGAATTCCAATCAGGCGGCAGACTACCTGCGTCGAGCCATCCCTCTCATGGTGAAGTACAACATCCCGCCCAACCCGCTGAACTATGCTCTCTGGTATACCTATGTTTCCGACCGCATGCCCGAGCTGAACAGCGTACTGGACACAACAGTGAGCACCTACGGCACCTGCCCTGTAATGGTAAGCGAACAGCTGTTTCGCGAGCATATGCTCAAGGATGAACTCGAATCGGCCAAGGATATTCAAAGCAACCTGATCTCGCTGATGAACGACCTGAATGACCAGGCCCACGAAACCGCCAGACGTACCTGTGATTACAGCGAAGTACTGCAGGACAGCCTGAGCGCACTCGCCGATGGCGAATACAGCGAACTGCCGCTGGAGTCCATTATCCAGAACCTCGCACTGAACACCGAAGCGATCAGCGCGACCACACGCAAGTTCCAGCAGCGCATCGATGAAGCCCAGGCCGAAATCGCCACGCTCAAGGCCGAACTGCAGCGTACCCGCCAGGATGCCCGCGTCGATCCGCTTACCGGGCTGTTCAATCGCCGCGTCTTCGACAGCGAACTGCTGCAGCTGATTGGCAGCCCTGACAGCGCAAGTACCACCATCGTGCTGCTGGATATCGATTTCTTCAAGAATTTCAACGATCAGTACGGTCACCTTATGGGCGACAAGGTGCTGCAATACGTCGGCAAGCTGCTGAAAGAGAATACCGCCGAGCCACTGCTTTCGGTACGCTTTGGCGGCGAGGAATTCGCCATACTTCTGCCCGGCGGCAGCCTCGACGAAGGCGCCAAACTGGCAGAGAATCTGCGCGACAAGATCCAGGCCATCCGCATCAAGCTGAAAAAGTCCGGCGAGGTGATCAGCTCCATCACCGCCTCCTTTGGCGTCACCCAGTACCGCCCCGGGGAAGGCTCCGACGATTTTATTGGCCGCGCCGACAGCGCACTCTACAAGGCGAAAACCGAGGGGCGCAACCAGGTGCAGTGCGCCGATGCAAGCACACCGGCCATGTAACCTGCCATTCACAAAGCCCTGATAGTCTCTGCGCCGTTCTGATTTGACGGTTCAACAGGAGGCTATCAACATGGGAAAAATACTGGTCAGCGCCTGCCTGCTGGGCGAGACGGTACACCGGGATAGCCAGCAAAGACGCCTGGTCCATCCGCAACTTGAACAATGGCGGCGCCAGGGGCGGCTGGTGCCGTTTTGCCCGGAGGTCGCGGCCGGCCTGCCGGTACAGCGCCCCGGCGCGGAAATCCGCCAGCGTTTTCCCATTCTGATCACTGACCGCGACGGTGAAGACCTCACCCCCGCTTACCTTCACGGTGCTGAACTGGCATTGGAAGTGGCGCAGCGGGAGCAGTGCTGCTGCGCCCTGCTACAGTCCCTCAGCCCGTCCTGCGGCCCGACCCGGGTATACGACGGCCAGTTCCAGCAGGTGCCTGTGCAGGGCAGCGGCATAACGGCCGCCGAACTCATGCGCCACGGCATTCCGCTGTTCGACGAAACCCAGTTGCGCGAGCTTTTCGCATTTATGCAGATGCAGGACCTCAGTGCCGCCTGAGGCCCTGGGCCAGACTGCAGGCGCGGCTCCCGCAAGCGGATAACACACAGCATGCGCGCAACGGGCTTGTTTGCCACCCCCCGCGTCCCTACAATGGTGCGATTTTCCGCAACATTTTCCGATTTCTGGGTTTAGGATCTATGCGCGCTAGCCAATATCTGATTGCCACACTCAAGGAAACCCCGTCCGACGCCGAAGTTGTCAGCCACCAGCTGATGCTGCGCGCAGGACTGGTCCGCAAGGTCGCCTCCGGCCTGTACAACTGGCTGCCCATGGGCTTGCGCTCGCTGCGCAAGGTCGAGCGCATTGTGCGCGAGGAAATGGACCGCGCCGGCGCCCAGGAAGTGCTGATGCCCGCCATCCAGCCCTCCGAGCTGTGGCAGGAGTCCGGCCGCTGGGAGCAGTACGGCCCGGAACTGCTGCGCCTGCGCGATCGCAACGATCGCGAGTTCTGCGTCGGCCCGACCCACGAAGAAGTCATCACCGACATGATTCGCCGCGAAGTCAAAAGCTACAAGCAGCTGCCAGCCAACTTCTATCAGATCCAGACCAAGTTCCGTGACGAAATCCGGCCCCGGTTTGGCATCATGCGCTCGCGCGAATTTATCATGAAGGATGCCTACTCCTTTCACCTGGGTGCAGAATCGCTGCAGGCAACCTACGAGCTGATGTACCAGACGTACAACAACATCTTTACCCGTATTGGCCTGGACTTCCGGCCGGTACTGGCCGATACCGGCTCCATCGGCGGCAGCTCG
Proteins encoded:
- a CDS encoding YigZ family protein; the encoded protein is MPETYQRPARPHAVSLEIKRSQFICQAAHTVGAQAANDFVLQVRNRYPDANHNCWCYVAGAPDDYNLWNCSDDGEPRGTAGKPMLNVLAHSGLGEITLVVTRYFGGVKLGAGGLVRAYSQAVQECLASLPTETRVFTQSYELLAPHDLTGTLEHLIQQLGLTVIERQWRDKLRILLELSDAEASALEMRLAPLPATCLAPLKPARTAD
- a CDS encoding L,D-transpeptidase family protein — translated: MIRLASVCGVLGATVLSGLINAGAVAQPLLAAHSDHRPGTEPDQESRWERGAGAQAPALVPESGRFESIEDALAHYRGLVLEYRWPPIVATSSLRLGDSDPVVADIRTRLMLLGDLQTRASPADAWLFDAPLQAALERFQRRHGLEPDGIFGRRSRAALEVPPRARYQQLQLNQTRLAQFDTQRAGAHTYVVVNIPAFEMRYVEAGKPVLKMRAIVGKLEARTPLVASQIDSLELNPDWNVPSGIAYRDIVPEMQESPDALYSKGLELVVGYGAGMRTLPLSELDYERLYRGPQPQQRFWQAPGPSNPLGLLKFNFPNPYLVYMHGTPSAGLFNRPVRDFSSGCIRIEDPDRLARRLFGLSGGERGLASVSRLEREIAKGKNRVLSLPSPVPVYTTYWTAWLDDDGQVQFREDLYGHDMEADKAVSVTQQSRIAAP
- a CDS encoding GGDEF domain-containing protein, coding for MKFAENSNQAADYLRRAIPLMVKYNIPPNPLNYALWYTYVSDRMPELNSVLDTTVSTYGTCPVMVSEQLFREHMLKDELESAKDIQSNLISLMNDLNDQAHETARRTCDYSEVLQDSLSALADGEYSELPLESIIQNLALNTEAISATTRKFQQRIDEAQAEIATLKAELQRTRQDARVDPLTGLFNRRVFDSELLQLIGSPDSASTTIVLLDIDFFKNFNDQYGHLMGDKVLQYVGKLLKENTAEPLLSVRFGGEEFAILLPGGSLDEGAKLAENLRDKIQAIRIKLKKSGEVISSITASFGVTQYRPGEGSDDFIGRADSALYKAKTEGRNQVQCADASTPAM
- a CDS encoding DUF523 domain-containing protein → MGKILVSACLLGETVHRDSQQRRLVHPQLEQWRRQGRLVPFCPEVAAGLPVQRPGAEIRQRFPILITDRDGEDLTPAYLHGAELALEVAQREQCCCALLQSLSPSCGPTRVYDGQFQQVPVQGSGITAAELMRHGIPLFDETQLRELFAFMQMQDLSAA